Genomic DNA from Candidatus Omnitrophota bacterium:
CATCACGCCGGTCAGCCCATCCGTCATCGCCAGCTCCTGGGTGCGCGCAAAGAGCATGGCATTGGCGACAGCCGTCGCGATGAGGTCGGTCACAATCCCCAGCAGCCGCAAATCATCCTGCGTATAGCGGTCGGGTGATGCCGCATCCAGCCGCAGCACGCCCGAGGGGCTGTGGCCCACCAGCAGCGGGCAAGCGATCACTGAGCTGATCGTCCGCTCGGCCCCAACCGCCATCGGAAAGCGAAAATCCCGCCGCACCTCATTCACCAACAGCGGCACATGCGAGCGCAGCACATGGCGGTCAATGTGATCCCCCTGCTTCAGGCGGATGGGGGCGGACCCCTTGCGGCGTTTGGAGGCCACGAGCGAAAGCCCCTGCCGAGCGGGATCCACCAACAGCAGCAGGCACGCATCCGATTTGCCGATGAGCTCAAAGGCTTGCTCCACCGCCAGCCGGACCACCGCGTCCAGGTCGGTGAGATGGCTGAGGCGCTCCGCGAACGTTTGCAGCTGCGCGTAGCGCTCCATTTTCTTCTGCAAGGCTTCGCGGGTCTCTTGCGCGCGCGTCATCGTCTGTGTGGCCACCGCCTGCTCTTCCTGCACATCCTCCACGAGCTGCAGCACGCCGTGCAGCTGTTGGATCTGCTGCTGCTTGCGCCATGCCGCAAGCCCCATGAGGGCTAGCCCGGCGACCAGCGCCCCAGCGCAGCCGCTGCGAGGCTGCGCGGCCCACGCCCAGGACACCACCACGAGCGCGATGGCGCTGACCCCGAGGCTATGGCGAATCGAATAGAACATCCAGGCGGCAATCGAGATCGCGATGAGCGAGAGGCACAGCAGCGGCACGAGATAGGGGACGTCGGGGAGGCGATGCGTCAGCGCAAGAGCAAGGACCGCGCCAAGCAGTGCCACCATGCCGGCCAGCAGGCCACGGATGGATAGCGGTGCGGCAATAGCGGCTTCAGTGTCCATCTGATCGGTGACCCGGTGACCGAGTGGCCAGGTGAGGACGAGCAGCGGAAAACGCGCTTGACCGCCTGGTCACTTATACGATGGCGATTTCGGTCTGCGGGTCGAAGAAGTGGGCCTTGCCCATATCGAAGACCAAGTCGAGATCTTGGTTGACCTCCGGGCGGTCATGCGGCCCAACCCGCGCGATCAAGGTATGCGACCCAACCTTCAGATGCAGATAGACTTCAGCGCCCAGCGGCTCCACCAGCTCAACGGTGGAGCGCATGATGCAATCGCTGGGCGCTTCGGTGATGAAGAGCTTATCGTAGAGATCTTCCGGGCGGACCCCGAAGACCACCGGCCGGCGCTCATAGGCGGCCAGCGATGCCGCCATCTCCTCGACAATGCGCAGCCGCAGCGCGCCGTCGCTGAAAAAGTAGTCCTGGCCCACGCGCTGGATCTTTCCCGCGAGAAAATTCATCGGCGGCGAGCCGATGAAGCTGGCGACAAACTTATTGGCTGGGTGGTCATAGATGGTCAGCGGATCGGCCACCTGCTGGATGGTGGATTTATTGATCACCACGATCCGGTCGCCCATCGTCATGGCTTCAGTCTGATCGTGGGTCACGTACACCATCGTCGTCTGCAGCCGAAGATGCAGCTTGTGGATTTCGGTCCGCATCTGCACCCGCATCTTGGCGTCCAAGTTGGACAGCGGCTCATCGAACAGAAAGACCACCGGCTTGCGCACGATGGCGCGCCCCACCGCCACCCGCTGCCGCTCGCCGCCGGAGAGCTCCCGGGGCTTGCGCTGCAGCAGCGGCTCGATATTCAAGATCGCGGCCGCCTCCCGCACCCGCTGCTCGATCTCGCGTTTGGAATAATTCCGCAGCCGCAACCCGAAGGCCATGTTGTCATGCACCGTCATGTGGGGATACAGCGCGTAGTTCTGGAACACCATCGCGATGTCGCGTTCTTTGGGCGGCAGATGATTGACGAGCTTCTCCCCGATCCAGATCTCGCCGACCGTGGCGTCCTCCAGCCCGGCGATCATCCGCAGCAGGGTTGATTTGCCGCAGCCGGAGGGCCCGACAATCACGAGAAACTCGCGATTCTCCACCGTGAGATCCGCCTCCTTCACGGCCACGACACCGCTGGGGTACGTTTTTGAGACGTGCTTGAGGATGACTTGGGCCATCACGAGGATTGTCGATTGTGGATTGTGGACTGTGGACTGATATAGCTCACCAGGGAGGCGAGGCGAGCCTTCATCTCGCGGCGATGGACGATGAGATCAATGAGGCCGTGCTCCAGCAAAAACTCTGAGCGCTGAAACCCCTCCGGCAGCTTTTGGCGGATCGTCGATTCGATCACGCGCGGCCCGGTGAAGCCGATCAGCGCTTTGGGCTCGGCAATGATCAGATCGCCCAAGGTGGCGAAGCTCGCCAAGACGCCGGCCATCGTCGGGTGGGTCAGCACCGAAAGAAACAGCCCGCCGGCTCGATCGAACCGCATGAGGGCGCCGGAAGTCTTGGCCATCTGCATCAAGCTCAAGACCCCTTCTTGCATGCGCGCCCCGCCCCCGGAGCCCGAAATGATGATCAGCGGCAACTGCTGCTCGGTGGCCCGCTCGATGGCCCGGGTCAGTTTTTCTCCCACCACGGAGCCCATCGAGCCCATCATGAACCGGGAGTCGGTGACCCCCACCACGACCGGATGCCCCTCGAGCAACCCCTTGCCGGTCAGGCACGCATCCGCCATGCCGCAGGCGCGCTGGGCCTCCTGCACCTTCATCGGATACGGCTCCGGCACATTAAAGCGCAGCGGATCCATCGGCCGAAGCTCCGTGTCCCATTCTTCGAACGTGCCGTCATCGATCGTCAGGCTCAACCGCTGTCGGGCGGGCAGCGAAAAGTGGAAGTCGCATTTCGTGCAGACCCACAAGCTTTCTTCGAGCGCCTTGTTGTAGAGCAGCTGGCCGCAGCCGTCGCACTTCGTCCACAAGTCGGTGGGAATATCGCGCTTCGACTTTCGACCAGGGCTTGATGGCTGCCGGCTGAATAGTTTCATGGTCTCGGGGAGTCAATCGAGAGAGTTATGCTAGCACAGGCAGGCAAGGAAATAAAGACGATATCAGATATGAAACGGCCGTTTCATATCTGATATCGCTCTTAGTTTACCACAATCGTCGCCCCGGCTAGGGCGTTGTTGGTTTCGTTGCTCTCCGTCCGCTGGCGGGTGTCATCGGCGATCGCCCCGAGGTAGTAGGTGGCCGGCGTCACGGCGGTGGGGATGGTGACGTTGATGCTGATGGGCCCGTTACTCGCTCCTGCCGCGAGGCTATTGATGGATCGGTAGCCGAGCCGCCGATCCCCGCTCGTGATCACCGAGTCGGTCGAGAGATAGAGCCCGACGTAGAACGAGGCGGCGCTGCCCACCCCTTGGTTGCGAACGGTGGAGCTGAGGCTGATGGCTTGCCCGCGAGTCGCACTCGCTGGGCCAGTGAGGGCCGTCATCACCAGATCCGCCCCGGGGGTGATGGTCACCGGGGTCGCGGTGGCCAGGGTGTTGTTGGTCTCGTTGGTTTCCACCCGGGCGTTGGTAAAGTCCGCCTTGGCCAGGATAGAGTAGGTGGCCGGAGTCAGGGCTGCGGATACCGGCAGGGTGGTTGTGGCGGTGGAGCTAGCACCCACGGCGAGGCTGTTGAGCGAGCGACTCCCCAGGAGGAGATCGCCTGGGCCGAGCAGCGGATCCGCCGAGAGGTAAAAGCCCACATAGAAGCTGCTGGCCGCGCCGATGCCCTGATTGGTCACCGTGTTGGTGATCGCCAGGGTGCTGCCGGTGACCGCGGTGGCGGAGGTGGTCAGTGTTGTCATCACCAGATCCGCGCCAGGACTTACGACCACGGCGTTGGCCGCTAGGCTATTATTCGTTTCATGGCTCTCCACGCGGCGGTTGGTGTAATCCGCCATCGCCCCGAGGATGTAGGTGCCGGGGGCGAGGGTCGCAGGAATCGTCACGGTCTGGGTCAGCGCACTGCTCGCGCCCGCCGCCAGTGTTCCCACGTAACGATAGCCCAGGAAGACGTCGCCGGTGGTGATCGTCGCATCGGCGGACAGGTAGAGTCCGATATAGAAGTCGGTCGTGGTCCCCGTGCCTTGATTCAGGACAGTGAAGGCCACCGGCAAGGGGCCGCCGGTCACGCCGCCGCCTCCACTGCTGAGTGCAGTCATGAGCAGATCCGCCCCTGGGGTGATGACGATCTGGTTGCCGGCGAGCGCATTGTTGGTCTCATTGGTCTCGCTGCTATTGCCGGCATAATCCGCAAGGGCCCCAAGATAATAGGTCGCCGGAGCGAGGGTGCTGGGAATCGTCACGACGGTTGTCCCGGTCGAGGGGGTATTCGCCCCGAGGCTGCTGAGGTAGCGATAGCCGATGCGGCGATCCGCGGTCGTGATCATCGCGTCCGTGGAAAGATAATAGCCGACATAGAACGCCGTGGCCCCGACCGCTCCCTGATTCTGCACGGTATCCGTCAGGCTGATGGTGGCCCCGGTGAGCCCGGTGGCGGAACCGACCACGCTTTGCATGACCAGATCCGGTTTGGTGACTTGGAGCGTCGTGTTCGTGCAACGGCTATTGTTGCTTTCGTCGGTTTCGACCACCGCCTGCTCTCCATCGGCCATGGCACAGATGACGTAGGCGCCTAACGGTGTTGTCGCCGGCACGGTCACGCTGGTGTTGACAGCGCTGGTCGCGCCAATGCCTAAGGTGCTGAGCGCACGAGTTGCGGTGAAGGCCATGTCATCGCTGCCGCCATAGCTCGCATCGGTGGAGAGGTGGAAGACGACCTTCAGACTCGTCGAGGCCACCGCGCCTTGATTCTTCACGGCATTCGATATCATGATGGAGCTGCCTGGCCGCGCCGACGTAGCGGTTGTGCTTAGCGCGCTCATCAGCAGATCCGGACGCGTCACATCGCTGACGATGATGGAGACGCTTTCGCTATCGGTCAGGCCCACGATATCCGTCACGGTAAAGGTGACCACCACAGTCCCGGCTTGCGCATACGTCGGCGTCCAGGAAAATGTTTGCGTATCCGCGGCAAAGGTCGCACCCAATGGCAGCGGATTGGCGCTGAAGGTCAGCACATCGCCATTAACGTCGGTGGCGGTGACCGTGAAAGTGAGCGCCTGGCCCTCTGAAATCGTCTTGTCGCCGATCGGAGCTAACACCGGCGACTGAGCCACGTAGACGACGGTGATGGGCACGGTCAGCGTGGCACTGAGCCCGCCGGGATCTGAAATGTTGAACACCGCTTCGTAGCTGCCCCACTGGGCGTGGGTTGGGGACCAAGAAAATGTCCGCGTGACGGGATCAAAGGTCGGCGTGGCCGGCGTCAGGTCGCTCGGCGCTGTTCCTGAAAGCGGCCGCAGCAGCGTGAGAGAAACGCGCACGAGACTAAACGTCAGTGGATCATTGTCCGGATCCGATGCGTCGATGGTGAATTGCAGCGTGCCGCCGGCGTCAACGCTCTGAGGCGGCACCGGCACTGGCACCGGCGGCCGATTCACACGGCCGTTGTAGAAGCCTCCGGCTCCACCAACACTCACCGGCCCGATGGCGGCATCCGCCGGCACAATCGCGCGCACCTGCGTCTGCGACCAGGAAACAATTGAGGCGCGGCCGCGATTGCACGGGCGCAATGGCTCTATCGTTGGAATTTCGATGCAGGACGTCCAGTAAAATCGGACGCTGCCGAAATCGCCGAAATTCGTCCCGGTGAACGTGATCTCCGATCCAACGCCGCCACCGCTCATCCCGGTGATCCCAGAGGGCGAGACGATGCGCAGCAAGAGGCCATCGCTCGTTCCTTGCGCGGTTTGCACCGTGACCTCGCCGATGCTGCGGCCGTTATTCTGCGTCGTCACGTACACGCAGGCCTGCGTATCCGACCAGGAGACGACCGGTAACAACGTGCCCTCGAACAACACCGCCCCAGGACCCTGAGCTCCTCCGAAGCGAACTCCGATCGCGCAAAACGATCCCCCAGGCCCGATAACCGCAGGTTCCAGACGCTGAATCGCCGGACCGTTGCCCGACGGCGGTTCCCAGATGGTCTGCGCGCTCAACGTGTTGATCAACGAGACATTCGGCACATGATGGAGCAGCGTATCGTAGCTTCTAAGTTTCTCCTGCAGATCAAACAGCGAATCGCCCGGTGTGGCGTCATCTTGGGGGTTGCGGATCTTGATCGGGCCGGCCGTGTAGCCGGCGTGCGTGAACAAGCCCCAGTTGGACGGATGCGAATGATCCTTCAGCGTCCAGTTCGCCCAGTTCCACCCCTGGACATTGAATGTTTGAAGAGCATAATCCCACGAACCTTTTTGGCTAAAGGCGTTAAACTCGCCGATCAGCACCGGCACCTGATAGGTGGGTTGCGCCGCCGCAGCCAACGCCACCTTGCCGTCGATAAAGGCGCGGTGCGAGGCCACATCCTCGTCATAGCCGAAGTTGTAATAGTGGAATTGGTACATGACGTTCTGCCATCCCATCGAGGCTGGCGGCGGCAATGAATCCCAATCGCCCTTCCCCATCATCACGATCAGATGGTGGGGGTCGACGGCGCGGATCGCCAGGTAGAGCTGCGCATAGAAATCCCAGAGCGTTTGATTGGTCGGCGCGCCGAAGGGCTCATTGAGCAGGTCATAGCCGACGACCGCCGGTTCATCCTTATATTGCGTGGCGAGTTGCCGCCAGAATTCGATGGTGCGAGCTTGGTATGTTGGCCCCTCCACGGCATCGAAGAGTTTGCTGAAATTCTTTCGGC
This window encodes:
- a CDS encoding acetyl-CoA carboxylase carboxyltransferase subunit beta, with translation MKLFSRQPSSPGRKSKRDIPTDLWTKCDGCGQLLYNKALEESLWVCTKCDFHFSLPARQRLSLTIDDGTFEEWDTELRPMDPLRFNVPEPYPMKVQEAQRACGMADACLTGKGLLEGHPVVVGVTDSRFMMGSMGSVVGEKLTRAIERATEQQLPLIIISGSGGGARMQEGVLSLMQMAKTSGALMRFDRAGGLFLSVLTHPTMAGVLASFATLGDLIIAEPKALIGFTGPRVIESTIRQKLPEGFQRSEFLLEHGLIDLIVHRREMKARLASLVSYISPQSTIHNRQSS
- a CDS encoding cellulase family glycosylhydrolase; its protein translation is MKTAVFAIAIFLLAASAEAGQVFQDFEPDNGSTYYGSAGGGASSGFSSGAGGGFVKSGYPLTQCGPEPLAAEPVHGGRRAWKVESYAYWNTTSIEPQTGVANFDPTKNDRLTFWILSIPRRDCFVYGWSGPTENTVGVRVFDQGAYAEGGFEVWTTKTARYAEWTQLGILFSQLPADFDLAHVTRIEIKNYSPGAYYLDDIAVVREDRVYSAFEPELRAGSGVGDFGWKWVDADSAGFSASGEPAHEGAHSWKLISTQKWGGTGLQSQEQRLDGLDQTFWRVDLNPALNDRLTLWVYAQPENGLDNTLNVQFYDHGAHFTDQTKVEFWTKQTIPAGRWTKITVPFNALPQDLNLRDLNKIQIQFYWPGTYYLDDIRATGPDAAINDPTMLRQGGIHWQPVPSAGLYRVQENLDGPESSAWRTIYEGSDPVAPTTALSRRWFRARWEEAVTAGNPLPYMSDWSEAVEYLPPPVLIDPGQLKAGFVTSTTLPQTQTYELQYAMSRWGPWTSLPGGPFPPVGALPGQWYRVRGVRDAPAGELADATPWSPPLQYTTTPTYIKTSGTQLKDENGTGQPVHLQGVNLGGWLLIEPWMTGLGTTDANPIEDDWTIRDVLGRQYGAGGTDAFLSIYQQSYLQEADLDAVMRMGLTFVRLPIYYRNLQDDAGNWIRDAQGHIDFSRIDWLIQACKARGISVLLDLHGAPGGQSLEFHTGRKNFSKLFDAVEGPTYQARTIEFWRQLATQYKDEPAVVGYDLLNEPFGAPTNQTLWDFYAQLYLAIRAVDPHHLIVMMGKGDWDSLPPPASMGWQNVMYQFHYYNFGYDEDVASHRAFIDGKVALAAAAQPTYQVPVLIGEFNAFSQKGSWDYALQTFNVQGWNWANWTLKDHSHPSNWGLFTHAGYTAGPIKIRNPQDDATPGDSLFDLQEKLRSYDTLLHHVPNVSLINTLSAQTIWEPPSGNGPAIQRLEPAVIGPGGSFCAIGVRFGGAQGPGAVLFEGTLLPVVSWSDTQACVYVTTQNNGRSIGEVTVQTAQGTSDGLLLRIVSPSGITGMSGGGVGSEITFTGTNFGDFGSVRFYWTSCIEIPTIEPLRPCNRGRASIVSWSQTQVRAIVPADAAIGPVSVGGAGGFYNGRVNRPPVPVPVPPQSVDAGGTLQFTIDASDPDNDPLTFSLVRVSLTLLRPLSGTAPSDLTPATPTFDPVTRTFSWSPTHAQWGSYEAVFNISDPGGLSATLTVPITVVYVAQSPVLAPIGDKTISEGQALTFTVTATDVNGDVLTFSANPLPLGATFAADTQTFSWTPTYAQAGTVVVTFTVTDIVGLTDSESVSIIVSDVTRPDLLMSALSTTATSARPGSSIMISNAVKNQGAVASTSLKVVFHLSTDASYGGSDDMAFTATRALSTLGIGATSAVNTSVTVPATTPLGAYVICAMADGEQAVVETDESNNSRCTNTTLQVTKPDLVMQSVVGSATGLTGATISLTDTVQNQGAVGATAFYVGYYLSTDAMITTADRRIGYRYLSSLGANTPSTGTTVVTIPSTLAPATYYLGALADYAGNSSETNETNNALAGNQIVITPGADLLMTALSSGGGGVTGGPLPVAFTVLNQGTGTTTDFYIGLYLSADATITTGDVFLGYRYVGTLAAGASSALTQTVTIPATLAPGTYILGAMADYTNRRVESHETNNSLAANAVVVSPGADLVMTTLTTSATAVTGSTLAITNTVTNQGIGAASSFYVGFYLSADPLLGPGDLLLGSRSLNSLAVGASSTATTTLPVSAALTPATYSILAKADFTNARVETNETNNTLATATPVTITPGADLVMTALTGPASATRGQAISLSSTVRNQGVGSAASFYVGLYLSTDSVITSGDRRLGYRSINSLAAGASNGPISINVTIPTAVTPATYYLGAIADDTRQRTESNETNNALAGATIVVN
- a CDS encoding GGDEF domain-containing protein yields the protein MDTEAAIAAPLSIRGLLAGMVALLGAVLALALTHRLPDVPYLVPLLCLSLIAISIAAWMFYSIRHSLGVSAIALVVVSWAWAAQPRSGCAGALVAGLALMGLAAWRKQQQIQQLHGVLQLVEDVQEEQAVATQTMTRAQETREALQKKMERYAQLQTFAERLSHLTDLDAVVRLAVEQAFELIGKSDACLLLLVDPARQGLSLVASKRRKGSAPIRLKQGDHIDRHVLRSHVPLLVNEVRRDFRFPMAVGAERTISSVIACPLLVGHSPSGVLRLDAASPDRYTQDDLRLLGIVTDLIATAVANAMLFARTQELAMTDGLTGVMLRRPLLEQLAVELARAARMKAPVALLILDIDHFKTYNDTFGHTTGDLILKHLARLLRAAAPEGALLGRYGGEEFLIVLPQVGGAMAAEVAERLRRRVERHADWGTRSKEPLAGSGGVAGGGVTVSVGVASYPADAETQEELIRLADGRLYRAKREGRNRVCAT
- the ugpC gene encoding sn-glycerol-3-phosphate ABC transporter ATP-binding protein UgpC, coding for MAQVILKHVSKTYPSGVVAVKEADLTVENREFLVIVGPSGCGKSTLLRMIAGLEDATVGEIWIGEKLVNHLPPKERDIAMVFQNYALYPHMTVHDNMAFGLRLRNYSKREIEQRVREAAAILNIEPLLQRKPRELSGGERQRVAVGRAIVRKPVVFLFDEPLSNLDAKMRVQMRTEIHKLHLRLQTTMVYVTHDQTEAMTMGDRIVVINKSTIQQVADPLTIYDHPANKFVASFIGSPPMNFLAGKIQRVGQDYFFSDGALRLRIVEEMAASLAAYERRPVVFGVRPEDLYDKLFITEAPSDCIMRSTVELVEPLGAEVYLHLKVGSHTLIARVGPHDRPEVNQDLDLVFDMGKAHFFDPQTEIAIV